A genome region from Rhodopseudomonas boonkerdii includes the following:
- a CDS encoding MFS transporter, with product MGNLVEWYDFYAYTAFALYFAPAFFPSNDPVVQQLNAAVLFAATFLMRPLGGWLFGFLADRYGRRLSLTVSVLCMCFGSLIIALSPTYATIGFAAPVLLALARIIQGLSLGGEYGASATYLSEVADPNHRGFYSSFQYVTLIGGQLTAIIVLLLLQKVFLTEQELKDWGWRIPFFIGASLAIFAAVMRRDMHETEQFTEAKKQSKPMGSMAGLLKYPRELLLVVGLTAGGTAAFYTFTTYMQTFVKLSVGLTADQTTTVIFGTLVFACILQPIYGALSDRFGRKPLLIFFGVAGTLCTVPILTTLQTTKSPFVAFLLICGAWIFVAGYTSINAVVKAELFPTNIRAMGVGVPYALTVSIFGGTAPAVALYFKQSGHEHYFYYYLSAMIFLSLLIYATMRDTKHNSAMHRHE from the coding sequence ATGGGCAATCTCGTCGAATGGTACGACTTCTATGCGTACACCGCCTTCGCGCTGTATTTCGCGCCAGCCTTCTTCCCCTCCAACGATCCGGTGGTGCAGCAGCTCAATGCGGCCGTGCTGTTCGCCGCGACCTTCCTGATGCGCCCGCTCGGTGGCTGGTTGTTCGGCTTCCTGGCAGACCGCTATGGACGCCGCTTGTCGCTCACCGTCTCGGTGCTTTGCATGTGCTTCGGCTCGCTGATCATCGCGCTGTCCCCGACCTATGCGACCATCGGCTTCGCCGCACCCGTCCTGCTGGCGCTCGCCCGCATCATCCAGGGCCTCAGCCTCGGCGGCGAATATGGTGCCTCCGCGACCTATCTGTCGGAAGTCGCCGATCCCAACCATCGCGGTTTCTATTCGAGCTTCCAGTATGTGACGCTGATCGGCGGCCAGCTCACCGCCATCATCGTTCTCCTGCTGCTGCAGAAGGTGTTCCTCACCGAGCAGGAGCTGAAGGACTGGGGCTGGCGCATTCCATTCTTCATCGGCGCCAGCCTCGCCATCTTCGCCGCCGTGATGCGTCGCGACATGCACGAGACCGAGCAATTCACGGAAGCAAAGAAGCAGTCGAAGCCGATGGGCTCGATGGCCGGCCTGCTGAAATATCCGCGCGAACTGCTGCTGGTTGTCGGCCTCACCGCCGGCGGCACGGCTGCCTTCTATACGTTCACGACGTATATGCAGACCTTCGTCAAACTCTCGGTCGGCCTCACAGCCGATCAGACCACCACGGTGATCTTCGGCACGCTGGTGTTCGCCTGCATCCTGCAGCCGATCTATGGCGCGCTGTCGGACCGCTTCGGCCGCAAGCCGTTGCTGATCTTCTTCGGTGTGGCCGGAACGCTCTGCACGGTTCCGATCCTCACCACGCTGCAGACCACCAAGTCGCCCTTTGTCGCGTTCCTGCTGATCTGCGGCGCCTGGATCTTCGTGGCGGGCTACACCTCGATCAATGCGGTGGTGAAGGCGGAACTGTTCCCGACCAATATCCGCGCCATGGGCGTCGGCGTACCCTACGCGCTGACCGTCTCGATCTTCGGCGGCACGGCTCCGGCCGTCGCGTTGTATTTCAAGCAGTCGGGGCACGAGCATTATTTCTACTATTACCTGTCGGCCATGATCTTCCTGTCGCTGCTCATCTACGCCACGATGCGCGACACCAAGCACAACTCGGCCATGCACCGTCACGAGTGA
- a CDS encoding amidase, translated as MASHSDLIKATACAVVDQLNSGTVTPLDLLDALEARVKEVEGQVNALPILCFDRARDHARALMKKPLGERGILAGLPVPIKDLTSVAGVRTTQGSPIFKDVVPTKSNVLVERLEENGGVVYAKSNTPEFGAGANTFNDVFGATLNPWDLSKSAAGSSGGAAAALASGTAWIAHGSDMGGSLRNPASFCGIVGLRPSVGRVASTPNIALARMVSVQGPMARNVEDLALMLDAMSGEHPADLISLPKLPETFRSAVRAGKKPKRIAYSPDLGITPVDPEVAALTRKAAERFAEAGVIVEEAHPDLREAHECFHVLRAYDFAISKLGLLRDHRDKLKPEVIWNIEEGLKLKVEEIAKAETQRVTLAARAYEFFQTYDLLLCPATITPPFPIEQRYLAECNGTKFDNYVQWLGIVYAITVTGCPALSIPCGFTTTGLPVGLQIVGPPRGEASLLAGARVLEDILGLQSITPIDPRPAK; from the coding sequence GTGGCTTCCCATTCCGACCTCATCAAAGCGACGGCCTGCGCCGTCGTCGATCAACTCAATAGCGGGACGGTGACGCCGCTCGACCTGCTCGATGCGCTGGAAGCCCGGGTCAAGGAAGTGGAAGGGCAGGTCAACGCGCTGCCGATCCTGTGCTTCGATCGCGCACGCGACCATGCCAGGGCATTGATGAAGAAGCCGCTCGGTGAGCGCGGCATCCTCGCCGGCCTACCGGTGCCGATCAAGGATCTGACCTCCGTCGCCGGCGTGCGCACCACGCAAGGTTCGCCGATCTTCAAGGATGTGGTGCCCACCAAGTCCAACGTGCTGGTCGAACGCCTCGAAGAGAATGGCGGTGTGGTCTATGCGAAATCCAACACGCCGGAATTCGGCGCCGGCGCGAATACGTTCAACGACGTGTTCGGCGCGACCCTGAATCCCTGGGATCTGTCGAAATCGGCGGCCGGCTCGTCCGGCGGCGCGGCCGCGGCGCTGGCCAGCGGCACGGCCTGGATCGCCCATGGCTCGGATATGGGCGGCTCGCTGCGCAACCCCGCCAGCTTCTGCGGCATTGTCGGCCTGCGCCCAAGCGTCGGCCGCGTCGCCTCGACGCCGAATATCGCGCTGGCTCGCATGGTCAGCGTGCAGGGCCCGATGGCACGCAATGTCGAAGATCTCGCGCTGATGCTCGACGCCATGAGCGGCGAACATCCCGCCGACCTGATCTCGCTGCCAAAGCTGCCGGAGACGTTCCGCTCCGCCGTGCGTGCGGGCAAGAAGCCGAAGCGGATCGCCTACTCGCCCGATCTCGGCATCACCCCCGTCGATCCGGAAGTCGCGGCGCTGACCCGCAAGGCGGCCGAGCGTTTTGCCGAGGCAGGCGTCATCGTCGAGGAAGCACATCCCGACCTTCGTGAAGCCCATGAATGTTTCCACGTGCTGCGCGCCTATGACTTCGCCATCTCCAAGCTCGGCTTGCTGCGCGATCATCGCGACAAGCTGAAGCCGGAGGTGATCTGGAATATCGAGGAAGGCCTGAAGCTGAAGGTCGAGGAAATCGCCAAGGCCGAAACGCAGCGCGTGACACTCGCGGCCCGCGCCTACGAGTTCTTCCAGACATACGATCTGCTGCTGTGCCCGGCGACCATCACGCCGCCCTTTCCGATCGAGCAGCGCTATCTCGCCGAATGCAACGGCACCAAGTTCGACAACTACGTGCAGTGGCTCGGCATCGTCTATGCGATCACGGTCACCGGTTGCCCTGCGCTGTCGATCCCCTGCGGGTTCACCACCACCGGCCTGCCGGTCGGTCTGCAGATCGTCGGCCCGCCGCGCGGCGAAGCCTCGCTGCTCGCCGGCGCCCGCGTGCTGGAGGATATTTTGGGCCTGCAATCGATCACGCCCATCGATCCGCGCCCGGCGAAGTAA
- a CDS encoding alpha/beta hydrolase — protein MSNAFGDSNWRAMSREQLDAGLNNGTAVAGSAEIANGWGQRSDAMKAKYPAYLDIAYGPRERNKFDLIKVAEGGPVLLLIHGGYWQMRSKDFFTCFAAGPIAHGINVAAIGYTLAPDATLDEIVAEVRAGVDALVDQAGKLGIDANRIVVSGWSAGGHLTATTLSHPKVKGGVAISGIYDLEPIRASYLNEKLKLDEAMSKRQSPLMQDGPNKPLAIVAGGAELPILRQQSADLAAYRAQHGLPVSYEEIPGADHFSIMAELEKPDGRITALIKDLVARI, from the coding sequence ATGAGTAATGCTTTCGGCGATTCCAACTGGCGCGCGATGTCGCGCGAACAGCTCGATGCCGGTCTCAACAACGGCACGGCCGTTGCCGGAAGTGCCGAGATCGCCAATGGATGGGGACAACGTTCGGATGCGATGAAGGCGAAATACCCCGCATATCTCGACATCGCCTATGGTCCGCGCGAGCGTAACAAATTCGATCTGATCAAGGTCGCCGAAGGCGGCCCCGTGCTGCTGCTGATCCATGGCGGCTACTGGCAGATGCGCTCGAAGGATTTCTTCACCTGCTTCGCCGCTGGTCCCATCGCTCATGGCATCAATGTCGCTGCGATCGGTTACACGCTGGCGCCCGATGCGACGCTGGACGAGATCGTTGCGGAAGTTCGTGCCGGAGTCGATGCCCTGGTCGATCAGGCTGGAAAGCTCGGCATCGATGCGAATCGTATCGTGGTGTCCGGCTGGTCGGCTGGTGGTCATCTTACGGCGACCACGCTGTCGCATCCGAAGGTGAAGGGCGGTGTCGCGATCTCGGGCATCTACGATCTCGAGCCGATCCGTGCCTCCTATCTCAACGAAAAGCTCAAGCTCGATGAGGCGATGTCGAAGCGGCAATCACCGCTGATGCAGGATGGCCCGAACAAGCCGCTCGCCATCGTGGCCGGCGGCGCCGAGCTGCCGATCCTGCGTCAGCAGAGTGCCGATCTCGCGGCCTATCGCGCGCAACACGGGCTGCCCGTGAGCTATGAGGAGATTCCGGGCGCGGATCACTTCTCGATCATGGCTGAACTGGAGAAGCCCGACGGGCGGATCACGGCGCTGATCAAGGATTTGGTCGCGCGGATTTAA
- a CDS encoding flavodoxin family protein: MQALVLSSSPRRNGNSAALAQAVRQGLEEAGHAVRFVYADDVLAAFLRDCRQCRRDDGECAIDDGFRAVFFDGFLPAEGFIVATPIYWYGVSSQLKAFFDRMFCYVAASHPQSSSVVERMMGKRIGLVLSSEETFPNVPAGIVHQLQEYSRYTRSTFVGHVHGYGNARSDVERDPHQPLARARQFGREFFTRHATDYQIDTPRAGRVWG; encoded by the coding sequence ATGCAGGCACTGGTTCTCAGTTCGAGCCCCCGACGGAATGGCAATTCCGCCGCACTGGCGCAGGCCGTCAGGCAGGGGCTGGAGGAAGCCGGCCATGCGGTCAGGTTCGTTTATGCCGACGACGTTCTCGCCGCCTTTCTGAGGGATTGCCGGCAGTGCCGTCGGGACGATGGCGAATGCGCAATCGATGACGGTTTTCGCGCCGTGTTTTTCGACGGCTTTCTGCCTGCCGAAGGCTTCATCGTTGCGACGCCGATCTATTGGTACGGCGTGTCATCGCAGCTCAAGGCCTTCTTCGATCGCATGTTTTGTTACGTCGCGGCGTCGCATCCGCAGTCGTCTTCGGTCGTGGAGCGGATGATGGGCAAACGGATCGGCCTGGTCCTGAGTTCGGAGGAGACGTTCCCGAACGTTCCCGCCGGGATCGTGCATCAGCTTCAGGAATACAGCCGTTACACGCGCTCGACCTTCGTCGGGCATGTCCATGGCTACGGCAATGCGCGGAGCGATGTGGAGCGCGATCCCCATCAGCCGCTCGCGCGTGCCCGGCAATTCGGGCGGGAATTCTTCACGCGTCACGCCACCGATTACCAGATCGATACGCCCCGCGCGGGGCGCGTCTGGGGCTAG
- a CDS encoding glutamine synthetase family protein, whose product MHGHQEAADLQKKLTSQGVEYCFASYVDIHGISKTKCVPISHLEDMARGSELFTVGALDGMGLIGPQFDECAAVPDLATATILPWDKRYCWFASDLHYHGEPYANSSRVILKKALEKAASKKLAFNVGIEPEFYVYRKMSDGFAPFQTEAFRGSTPAYDLDQTFLATPLLEQLTRYVDELGWGLYSFDQEGGHGQFEIDFGYADALTTADRLTFFRFMVKNVVRSFGAVASFMPKPFSSDFRSGAHHNMSLMDTRTNENLFDIKRRPVGELARGYGLEATDEALHFIGGLLDHAEALCAVTCPSYNSYKGLIARGDMPDMSWAPVLQAYGSNNRSAMLRLPMNRPCIENRTPDMSANFYLSTALSLHAGLYGLENRGDPGRPLNENLYLEDNPRSKGRNLRRLPRTLLEATEALEASTFARDAFGEAFVDIFVAQKKKEWEAQFYAVTPTEREQYLAFV is encoded by the coding sequence ATGCACGGACACCAGGAAGCAGCCGACCTGCAGAAGAAACTGACCAGCCAGGGCGTCGAATATTGCTTCGCCAGCTATGTCGATATTCACGGAATATCGAAGACGAAATGCGTTCCGATCAGCCATCTGGAGGATATGGCGCGCGGCTCGGAGCTCTTTACGGTCGGTGCGCTGGACGGCATGGGGTTGATCGGCCCGCAATTCGACGAATGTGCCGCCGTTCCGGATCTGGCGACCGCGACGATCCTGCCCTGGGACAAGCGATATTGCTGGTTTGCGTCCGACCTTCACTATCACGGCGAGCCCTATGCAAATAGCAGCCGCGTTATTCTCAAGAAGGCGCTGGAGAAGGCTGCATCGAAGAAACTTGCTTTCAATGTCGGCATCGAACCGGAATTTTACGTCTACCGGAAAATGTCCGACGGCTTTGCGCCCTTCCAGACCGAAGCCTTCCGGGGCAGCACGCCTGCCTATGATCTCGATCAGACGTTCCTTGCCACGCCTTTGCTGGAGCAGCTCACGCGCTATGTCGATGAACTGGGATGGGGACTCTACTCGTTCGATCAAGAGGGCGGGCACGGCCAGTTCGAGATCGATTTCGGTTATGCCGACGCGTTGACGACCGCTGATCGTCTGACGTTCTTCCGCTTCATGGTGAAAAATGTCGTTCGTTCGTTCGGAGCCGTCGCCAGCTTCATGCCCAAGCCGTTCAGCAGCGATTTCCGCTCTGGTGCCCATCACAACATGTCGCTGATGGATACGCGAACCAATGAAAATCTCTTCGATATCAAACGACGTCCAGTAGGCGAGCTTGCCCGCGGCTACGGACTCGAAGCAACCGACGAGGCCCTTCATTTCATCGGTGGACTGCTCGATCATGCGGAAGCGCTCTGCGCGGTGACGTGCCCCAGCTACAACTCCTACAAGGGACTGATCGCACGAGGAGACATGCCGGATATGTCATGGGCGCCCGTGCTGCAGGCCTATGGCAGTAACAACCGCTCGGCCATGCTGCGTCTTCCCATGAACCGGCCCTGCATCGAGAATCGCACGCCGGACATGAGCGCCAATTTCTATCTGTCGACGGCACTGAGCCTCCACGCCGGGCTCTATGGTCTCGAAAACCGCGGCGATCCGGGCCGGCCTCTGAATGAAAACCTCTACCTCGAGGACAATCCCCGTTCGAAGGGCCGCAATCTGCGGCGCCTGCCGCGCACCTTGCTCGAAGCGACGGAGGCATTGGAAGCGAGCACGTTTGCCAGGGATGCTTTCGGCGAGGCCTTCGTCGATATTTTCGTGGCGCAAAAGAAGAAGGAATGGGAAGCCCAGTTCTATGCCGTCACGCCAACCGAGCGTGAGCAGTATCTGGCTTTCGTTTGA
- a CDS encoding creatininase family protein: MTAWAQSTGPQLGNLVRTAGRSLAVFPIGATEQHGSHLMTGTDTLLVETVCREACHRCNVPMLPALPYGCSYGHTQAWPGTVSLSPGTLAKVLCEVARWAIDGTGIDRLLFVSGHATNAPSIESAILQLRYEYPRVRFANRGLWEISNEAHRIYTSDGADIHANVAETSMVLAIEPQGVQMDRAEDVTDVTAGRLWRYAMPAVTANGVVGRPSEATAAAGRQMLDRLVQDLETVLEQAQAETWPLVQCPPHSAKGDAA; the protein is encoded by the coding sequence ATGACGGCCTGGGCGCAATCGACGGGACCTCAATTGGGCAACTTGGTCCGCACTGCCGGACGCTCTCTGGCGGTCTTCCCGATCGGGGCGACCGAGCAGCACGGATCGCATCTCATGACCGGGACCGATACACTTCTGGTGGAAACGGTCTGTCGTGAGGCGTGCCACCGATGCAATGTGCCGATGCTGCCGGCGCTTCCCTACGGCTGCTCCTATGGTCATACGCAGGCCTGGCCGGGCACCGTGTCGCTTTCGCCTGGAACGCTTGCAAAGGTTCTGTGCGAAGTCGCTCGCTGGGCGATCGACGGTACCGGCATCGATCGATTGCTCTTTGTCTCCGGTCATGCCACGAACGCTCCGTCCATCGAAAGCGCCATTCTTCAGCTTCGTTATGAATATCCGCGCGTGCGCTTCGCGAATCGCGGGCTTTGGGAGATCTCGAATGAGGCCCACCGGATCTACACGAGCGATGGCGCGGACATCCACGCGAATGTAGCTGAAACATCGATGGTGCTGGCGATCGAGCCGCAGGGCGTTCAGATGGATCGGGCGGAAGATGTCACGGATGTGACTGCCGGGCGGCTCTGGCGTTATGCAATGCCTGCGGTGACGGCGAATGGCGTGGTCGGGCGCCCTTCCGAAGCAACGGCCGCCGCAGGGCGGCAGATGCTGGACCGGCTTGTGCAAGATCTGGAAACCGTGCTGGAGCAGGCCCAGGCCGAGACGTGGCCGCTGGTTCAATGCCCGCCTCATTCGGCGAAAGGTGATGCTGCATGA
- a CDS encoding TetR/AcrR family transcriptional regulator produces MTDKKRMGAKKLSQTIAGSLDQKSSVVADEGALAAKAKGKPARKVGRPPLEVPNEERRNAIAAVALKLFSESGFSAVSTKELGEAAGVNPALIYYYFADKDDLFQFVVRKALADALSAYERIRRTQSGADSLEAWLSSNLLLFGEITRFLKIVLDYAHSGRRSAQTDEAISRFYSTEVELLANALLQDGKLTRPQAADLASLVSVFLDGVMVARVVRPEIDSERLVGLMRELLGRKKK; encoded by the coding sequence ATGACCGATAAAAAACGCATGGGCGCGAAGAAGCTCTCCCAAACCATAGCCGGGAGTCTCGATCAAAAATCGAGCGTGGTGGCCGATGAGGGCGCTCTTGCGGCGAAAGCTAAAGGCAAGCCTGCGCGAAAAGTGGGGCGGCCTCCGCTTGAGGTGCCGAACGAGGAGCGGCGCAATGCGATTGCCGCCGTTGCCTTGAAATTATTCTCGGAGTCCGGATTTTCCGCCGTTTCGACGAAGGAGTTGGGCGAGGCCGCCGGGGTCAATCCCGCACTCATCTATTATTATTTTGCAGACAAGGATGATCTCTTTCAGTTTGTGGTCCGCAAGGCACTCGCAGACGCCTTGTCGGCTTACGAACGGATAAGGCGCACGCAGAGCGGCGCCGACAGTCTGGAAGCCTGGCTATCCAGCAATCTCCTGCTCTTTGGAGAGATCACGCGCTTTCTCAAGATCGTGCTGGACTACGCCCATTCAGGGCGTCGGTCGGCCCAGACGGACGAAGCGATATCGCGATTTTACTCCACGGAAGTCGAGCTTCTCGCGAACGCGCTGCTTCAGGATGGCAAACTCACGCGTCCGCAGGCCGCTGATCTGGCGTCCCTTGTATCGGTTTTCCTCGATGGCGTGATGGTGGCGCGCGTCGTCCGGCCAGAGATCGATTCGGAGCGGCTTGTTGGTTTGATGCGCGAGCTGCTCGGCCGGAAGAAAAAGTAA
- a CDS encoding putative urea ABC transporter substrate-binding protein, protein MTQAARLLLAIAIVLLPHHSASAQGPKKEFKVAWIVYVGFMPWPYAVESGIAAKWSDKYGIKIDFTQVNDYAEALNQYTATRYDAVTATNMDALTVPSGNGLDTTALIVGDLSNGNDAVVLKSGSGVTDIKGLRVNLVELSVSHYLLARALEKNGLSERDVTVVNTSDADIASAFHSGESRAVVTWNPQLADVKAVRGAKVVFDSSQIPGEIIDGLFANTEVLRDNPAFGKALAGIWYDVMTNVLDKGDVGQRAREDMARLSGTTAAEIERQLATTRMFGSAQDAVAFVRSPELVTTMDRVRSFAFDKGLLGEKAADKDVVGISFDGGTVLGNPKNVKLRFDASYALMAAEGRLKD, encoded by the coding sequence ATGACGCAGGCCGCTCGACTCTTACTTGCCATAGCGATTGTTCTGTTGCCCCACCACTCCGCCAGCGCCCAGGGCCCAAAGAAAGAATTCAAGGTGGCCTGGATCGTCTATGTCGGATTCATGCCATGGCCTTACGCGGTCGAGTCCGGCATTGCGGCGAAATGGTCGGACAAATACGGGATCAAGATCGATTTCACCCAAGTGAATGACTATGCCGAAGCGCTCAATCAATACACGGCGACACGCTATGACGCTGTGACTGCAACGAACATGGATGCACTCACCGTTCCATCGGGAAACGGTCTCGATACGACGGCTCTCATCGTCGGTGACCTCTCGAACGGAAACGATGCCGTTGTTCTGAAAAGCGGCAGCGGGGTGACTGATATCAAAGGGCTGCGCGTCAACCTGGTTGAGCTGTCAGTCTCCCACTATCTGCTTGCGCGTGCGCTTGAGAAAAACGGTTTGTCGGAACGCGACGTGACCGTCGTCAATACGTCCGATGCTGATATCGCCAGCGCATTTCACTCCGGCGAATCCCGAGCCGTGGTGACCTGGAATCCGCAGCTCGCAGACGTCAAGGCCGTCCGGGGCGCAAAGGTCGTGTTCGACTCCAGTCAAATCCCCGGCGAAATCATCGACGGTCTGTTCGCCAATACGGAGGTCCTCCGGGACAATCCTGCTTTTGGCAAGGCGCTCGCCGGCATCTGGTACGACGTCATGACGAATGTGCTCGACAAGGGCGACGTCGGTCAGCGTGCGCGCGAAGATATGGCGCGTCTCTCCGGGACAACAGCGGCTGAAATCGAACGCCAGCTTGCAACCACGCGCATGTTCGGGAGTGCTCAGGATGCCGTCGCATTCGTACGAAGCCCGGAACTTGTCACCACCATGGACCGGGTCCGTTCCTTTGCTTTCGACAAGGGGCTTCTGGGCGAGAAGGCCGCGGACAAGGATGTTGTCGGGATCTCCTTCGACGGAGGCACTGTGTTGGGAAACCCCAAAAACGTGAAGCTGCGGTTCGACGCCAGTTATGCGCTGATGGCCGCCGAGGGTCGTCTGAAAGACTAG
- a CDS encoding ABC transporter permease gives MSIVPHPTTGAFLALTPFALVVLFYVAMTGVHATGAAGNKLLPTLAEMFDAMTRYAFVPEKRTGKLLLWSDTAASLTRLAIAMAIASSSALILGIALGTIPVIRSSFGAFIAALSMIPPMAVLPILFLTFGLGEASKIALITIGITPFLVRDLSFMLAATPHEQIIKAQSLGASTLHYILRIAIPQALPRLIDGLRLAIGPAFLFLISAEAIASEEGLGYRIFLVRRFLAMDVILPYVVWITILAFVFDLVLKYVSVRLAPWNAQRGGSS, from the coding sequence ATGTCGATCGTTCCGCACCCGACCACTGGAGCGTTTCTTGCTTTGACGCCGTTCGCTCTTGTCGTTCTTTTCTACGTGGCGATGACGGGAGTTCACGCAACGGGCGCGGCGGGTAACAAGCTGTTGCCGACATTGGCAGAGATGTTCGATGCGATGACGCGCTATGCATTCGTTCCAGAGAAGCGAACCGGGAAATTGCTCCTTTGGTCCGATACGGCGGCGAGTCTCACGCGTCTTGCAATAGCGATGGCGATTGCCTCGTCGTCGGCGCTCATTCTGGGAATTGCCCTCGGAACCATTCCTGTGATCCGGTCCAGCTTCGGAGCTTTCATTGCGGCGCTGTCAATGATTCCGCCCATGGCCGTGCTGCCCATTCTGTTTCTGACCTTCGGCCTTGGCGAGGCATCCAAGATTGCGCTGATCACGATCGGCATCACGCCTTTTCTGGTCCGCGATCTATCCTTCATGTTGGCGGCCACGCCCCATGAGCAGATCATCAAGGCCCAGAGTCTTGGGGCATCGACTTTGCACTACATCCTTCGCATCGCTATTCCTCAGGCCCTGCCGCGTCTGATCGATGGGCTCAGGCTCGCGATCGGCCCGGCCTTTCTGTTCCTCATCTCTGCCGAGGCCATCGCATCCGAGGAAGGGCTGGGCTATCGGATATTCCTGGTTAGACGCTTCCTCGCGATGGATGTCATTTTGCCTTACGTCGTGTGGATCACGATCCTCGCCTTCGTGTTCGATCTGGTTCTGAAGTACGTCAGTGTCCGGCTGGCTCCCTGGAACGCTCAACGGGGAGGTTCGTCGTGA
- a CDS encoding ABC transporter ATP-binding protein, whose amino-acid sequence MTAITVRNLWKEYGDRIILERVNLDIVSGAFVSLVGPSGCGKSTFLRMLMGQERPTKGQILLGGQDLPCEPDADRGVVFQRYSVFQHLTVLENVLLPFELEQSRWLGRLFGAAKQTARAKALALLEGVGLAQHCSQYPGALSGGMQQRLALVQAVARQPKVLLLDEPFGALDPGTRLSMHELMRGIWAESGMTILMVTHDLKEAFALGTRVIAFDRVRRDPHAPERYGATATYDLIPDRLSQMERGVVAHSHMSAISAR is encoded by the coding sequence GTGACCGCGATAACAGTCCGAAACCTTTGGAAAGAATACGGTGACCGGATCATTCTGGAGCGCGTGAATCTCGACATCGTTTCCGGCGCATTTGTTTCTCTGGTCGGCCCCTCGGGGTGCGGGAAGAGCACTTTCCTTCGCATGCTCATGGGGCAGGAAAGGCCAACGAAGGGGCAGATCCTGCTCGGTGGACAAGATCTCCCCTGCGAGCCTGACGCCGATCGTGGTGTCGTATTTCAGCGCTATTCGGTCTTTCAGCACCTGACGGTCCTGGAGAACGTTCTTTTGCCGTTCGAGCTGGAGCAAAGCCGTTGGCTTGGCCGTCTGTTTGGCGCCGCGAAACAGACGGCCCGGGCGAAAGCCCTGGCACTGCTCGAAGGAGTGGGATTGGCTCAGCACTGTTCGCAGTATCCCGGCGCGCTATCGGGCGGCATGCAGCAACGGCTGGCATTGGTGCAGGCGGTTGCGCGGCAGCCGAAAGTTCTTCTTCTCGATGAGCCGTTCGGCGCACTTGATCCGGGAACGCGGCTCAGCATGCATGAATTGATGCGTGGGATTTGGGCCGAGAGCGGCATGACGATCTTGATGGTGACCCATGATCTCAAGGAGGCGTTTGCATTAGGTACGCGGGTGATTGCCTTCGACCGTGTACGCCGGGATCCTCATGCACCCGAGCGTTACGGCGCGACAGCCACATACGACCTCATCCCTGATCGCCTGTCGCAAATGGAGAGGGGCGTCGTCGCGCATTCGCATATGTCTGCGATATCTGCGAGATAA
- a CDS encoding polyprenyl synthetase family protein produces MAVIVPFESHATASIDQLVSLVAGDMERVNATILSRTGSDVTMIPEVANHLISSGGKRLRPMLTLAMANLTGYTGDGHIKLAAAVEFMHTATLLHDDVVDQSELRRGKLSARMLWGNEASVLVGDFLLGQAFRMMVEVGSLRALDILSSAAATIAEGEVMQLAAAKNTATTEDEYLAVIRGKTAELFAAACEVGPVIANRPKAEQTACRSVGMNLGIAFQLVDDVLDYGGKAAKLGKNVGDDFREGKITLPVVLAFRRGNDAERAFWIKALERGEIEDTDLDHAIGLMTKHRALEDTMSRAQHYGAMAVDALALFPSSPMKTALEQVVAFCLARTH; encoded by the coding sequence GTGGCGGTGATTGTTCCCTTCGAAAGTCACGCGACAGCGTCGATCGATCAACTCGTCAGCCTCGTTGCCGGCGACATGGAGCGCGTGAACGCGACCATCCTGTCCCGCACCGGCTCCGACGTCACCATGATCCCCGAAGTCGCCAACCACCTGATTTCCTCGGGTGGCAAGCGCCTGCGCCCGATGCTGACCCTCGCAATGGCCAACCTGACCGGCTACACCGGCGACGGCCACATCAAGCTCGCCGCTGCGGTCGAGTTCATGCACACCGCAACGCTGCTGCATGACGACGTGGTCGACCAGAGCGAACTGCGCCGCGGCAAGCTGTCGGCACGCATGCTCTGGGGCAACGAGGCCAGCGTTCTCGTCGGCGACTTCCTGCTGGGACAAGCCTTCCGCATGATGGTCGAGGTCGGCTCGCTGCGCGCACTCGATATTCTGTCGTCGGCTGCCGCCACCATCGCCGAAGGCGAAGTGATGCAGCTCGCCGCCGCCAAGAACACCGCCACCACCGAAGACGAATATCTCGCCGTCATCCGCGGCAAGACCGCCGAACTGTTTGCCGCCGCCTGCGAAGTCGGGCCGGTGATCGCCAACCGGCCGAAGGCCGAGCAGACCGCCTGCCGCTCGGTGGGCATGAATCTCGGCATCGCCTTCCAGCTCGTCGATGACGTGCTCGACTACGGCGGCAAGGCCGCCAAGCTCGGCAAGAATGTCGGCGATGACTTCCGCGAGGGCAAGATCACGCTGCCCGTGGTGCTCGCCTTCCGCCGCGGCAACGACGCCGAGCGCGCGTTCTGGATCAAGGCGCTGGAGCGCGGCGAGATCGAAGACACCGATCTCGATCACGCCATCGGGCTGATGACCAAGCACCGCGCGCTGGAAGACACCATGAGCCGCGCGCAGCATTACGGCGCCATGGCCGTCGATGCGCTGGCGCTGTTTCCGTCCTCGCCGATGAAGACGGCGCTGGAGCAGGTGGTGGCGTTCTGCCTGGCGCGGACGCATTAG